Below is a window of Halomonas sp. Bachu 37 DNA.
AGCGTTTCGACATCCTGGCCATCGGCCGGGTAACAGGCAATGCCGATACTGCCGCTCAGTACCACTTCGCTATCGTCTATGTGGAAGGGAGGCGCGAAAGAGGCCAGAATCTTTTGGGCGATTTGCTGAGCTTCATGATAGTCGTGTAGCTCCGGCAGTATCATCAGAAACTCATCCCCGCCCTGACGACTAACGGTGTCCATGACGCGGGCGGAAACACGCAGCCGCTTGGCGATTTCTTTCAGGACTTGATCTCCGAAGGCACGGCCATGGATATCGTTGACGTTCTTGAAGCGGTCCACATTCAGGAACAGCACCGCCAGGTGTCGACCATGGCGCTGGGCATCCGCAAGCGCCATGCTCAGGCGGTCGGTGAGTAGAAAGCGGTTCGGCAGGCTGGTCAGCGTGTCGTGATGGGCCACGTACGTGAGCCGGTCATCGGCCAGCCGTCGTTCGATTGCCGTACTCAGTGTATTGGCGATGCTCTGCAGGAAGCCAGTATCGTCGGTGGAGAACTGTCGCGTCTCCTGGGAATAGGCTCCAAGGATGCCCAGCGGCCCCTCGATTCCCTGAATCACGACATTGATTCCGCTGACGATTTGGTGATGAATCAGCAAAGGAGAGGTCGAAAAGCGCGTCTCGTCATGGAGGTTGGCGATGATCACCGGTTCCATGGAGTCGAGGGCGTAGTCGATCTGCGAGAATGAATGGTTGCCACGATGAATCTTTCTGCCGATCCACGCCGGGGACCAGCCGACACCGGCAGCGAAAGTACAGGTCTTGTCAGGCTCATCGCATAGCAGCACCTTGGTGTAGCTCACGCCCAGTCCATCGGCCATGATGGTGGCCGCCTCCTGGGAGAGCTTATCGATGTCGGTTGTTACTAGCGCCAAACGTCCGAACTCGGCCACCAAAACCTGCTGGTGGGCACGGGTCATCAGGATGCGCTCGGTGTGCTTGAGTTCGTGGATATCGGTACAGGTTCCGAACCATTTGACGATCTGGCCACTGCTGTCCCGTAATGGCAAGGCGCGACCGAGCATCCAGCGATAGTTGCCATCGGCGCGGCGCAGCCGGTACTCGATCTCGTATAGCTCGCCCGAGGCCGTCGCTTGCTCCCAGCGCGTGACTGCCCGCGCCCGGTCTTCGGGATGAAAGGCCGGATTCCAGCCGTGTCCCAGGCTCTCTTCCAGTGTCAGGCCGGTAAAATCAAACCAGTGCTGATTATATAGCAGGTGCCAGCCGTCGGGTCGGGTAACCCAGATGATCTGGGGCATCGTCTCGATCAGGGTGCGGAACTCGGCTTCGCTGTCGCGAAGCGCCGCCTCGGCACGAAGTCGGTCGGTGATGTCATGGGCAAGAACCAAATGGGCCGGCTGCCCCTCGTAATTCATGATATGAGAGTGAATCTCGACGTCGAGATGCCGTCCGTCACGAGTGACATGCCGCCAGAGCTCTTCCTTGTCTATCGACTCTGCTTGGTCTGATAACTCCGTTTGTTTTGACAATAGCGCTACACCAGCGAGCAGACGAGGTATGTCCTCGGCGGGGCGAATATCCTTGATGGTCATCCGCATGAAGTCGTCTCGGCTGTAACCATATTGACGAACCGCGGCAGCGTTGACCTCCAGGAAGGCCAACGTATCCAGGCTGAACACCCACATCGGATGAGGATTGGCTTCGAACAATTCCCGATGAAGGGCCTCGCTTGCACGTAGCTGGGTCGCACGCTCATCGAGAAGTTGGCGGATTTCGGTTATCTCGCGAATGGGAGCATGAGAAGAACGGAGGGCAGGGTCCGCCAGGGCCGCCATGTGCCGGCTCAGGCGGCGTGCCGCATAGTGGCCACCCAGGACTCCGCCCAAGGTAGCCGTGGCAATCAGTAGCGCCAGACTTATCGCAAGCTTCAGTCGCGGATCGGTAAGGGCCGACCGAGGAACCGACAGCGTGACCTGCCAGGGAGAGAACGCCGAAGAGACTTGAAACTGCTCGGTCGCTTCCTCATGTTCAACGCCCTCATCGTTGGGTAGGCCGCGTTGGGCGAGCCGCTCGCCATGGCTATCCGTCAAGGCTAGAGTCCATCCGGCGGGCAAGACCAGCGAGTCGAGTCGTTGCTGAAGTTGCGACGCCTCTAGGGTGGCGATCACAAGGTGGGTGACTCGGTTCTCGCGAATGCCGGGCACCACAATGGCAGCCAGCGTTTCATTGGCGACAGGCCCCATGAAACTGTCGCCGATAGCGGGTTGCCCCGTCTCCAATGCCTTGGGAGCAGCGGCCTCGCCGCTTGGCCGGGGAAGTGGCGGCAGCTCGCTGCCATAAGGCGCCCGGGTATTGAAGCGCATCCTCATCGGATCGCCCAGGTCGGAAAAAGCCACGTGGCTTCCGAAACTGGCCCGAAAGGCCTGCGCTTCGGCGTAGAGCTGCGGCCAGCGTTCTTGCGTATCCGCTAGGGGGGAGGC
It encodes the following:
- a CDS encoding EAL domain-containing protein, producing the protein MTQRPLANYLTGLIWLCVLPLVVLSVWWAFDSVHARGQEIREEAQQLSHNTTRAIDHYLDSRIRALSVLAASPLADTQERWPQLYAEAQAFRASFGSHVAFSDLGDPMRMRFNTRAPYGSELPPLPRPSGEAAAPKALETGQPAIGDSFMGPVANETLAAIVVPGIRENRVTHLVIATLEASQLQQRLDSLVLPAGWTLALTDSHGERLAQRGLPNDEGVEHEEATEQFQVSSAFSPWQVTLSVPRSALTDPRLKLAISLALLIATATLGGVLGGHYAARRLSRHMAALADPALRSSHAPIREITEIRQLLDERATQLRASEALHRELFEANPHPMWVFSLDTLAFLEVNAAAVRQYGYSRDDFMRMTIKDIRPAEDIPRLLAGVALLSKQTELSDQAESIDKEELWRHVTRDGRHLDVEIHSHIMNYEGQPAHLVLAHDITDRLRAEAALRDSEAEFRTLIETMPQIIWVTRPDGWHLLYNQHWFDFTGLTLEESLGHGWNPAFHPEDRARAVTRWEQATASGELYEIEYRLRRADGNYRWMLGRALPLRDSSGQIVKWFGTCTDIHELKHTERILMTRAHQQVLVAEFGRLALVTTDIDKLSQEAATIMADGLGVSYTKVLLCDEPDKTCTFAAGVGWSPAWIGRKIHRGNHSFSQIDYALDSMEPVIIANLHDETRFSTSPLLIHHQIVSGINVVIQGIEGPLGILGAYSQETRQFSTDDTGFLQSIANTLSTAIERRLADDRLTYVAHHDTLTSLPNRFLLTDRLSMALADAQRHGRHLAVLFLNVDRFKNVNDIHGRAFGDQVLKEIAKRLRVSARVMDTVSRQGGDEFLMILPELHDYHEAQQIAQKILASFAPPFHIDDSEVVLSGSIGIACYPADGQDVETLMRNADAAMHVAKERGCSRYQCYAADMHARTIEHLMLEGDLRRAIESDQLFLEYQPQFDLTHGTIIGMEVLVRWLHPKHGLVSPCKFIPIAEESGQIVAIGSWILEQACEQYTRWTADGLDIGTIAVNVSAYQFQHPDFVDMVEAVLKRTGLAAEYLELEVTESVVMQDMHTVQDKLNRLHALGIKLAIDDFGTGYSSLSYLTQIPLHRLKIDQSFTAGLLKDRESLAITQAIIHMGHSLGLDVLAEGVKTVDQETQLRAMACNAGQGYLYAKPLSAEDITTFVRRRTQEQIT